The proteins below are encoded in one region of Drosophila santomea strain STO CAGO 1482 chromosome 2R, Prin_Dsan_1.1, whole genome shotgun sequence:
- the LOC120446508 gene encoding phospholipase A2 group XV-like → MRLKSGILLVLLLTTFLDLGECFWPFSKWNESNDPPPPPPEPKRSPVIFVPGDGGSQMDARLNKPNSPYLICQKTHDWYNLWLDLEQLVIPMVYCWIDNVKLYYDKATRTTHNTPGVETRIPGWGDPEVVEWIDPTKNSAGAYFKDIANVLVDLGYIRKQNIHGAPYDFRKAPNENQQFFIDLKQLVEDTYEANNQSAVTFISHSMGSLMTLVFLQEQPVQWKAKYVKRMISLAGVWAGSFKAVKVFAMGDDLDSFALSAKILKAEQITHPSTAWLLPSPLFWKPSEVLATTPSRNYTMAQLKEFFYDLDYMTGWEMRKDTIRYNRNFNPPNVELHCLYGDGIDTVERLQYKKSDINGETPKLIMGLGDGTVNQRSLRACQYWSGYSSAPINTLALQNVDHMHILSNPDVLKYIRTVMKQP, encoded by the exons TGAGGCTCAAATCGGGAATTCTTTTGGTGCTCCTGCTGACCACTTTTTTGGACCTGGGCGAgtgcttttggccatttagCAAATGGAACGAATCAAAtgatcctcctcctccgcctcctgaACCCAAGAGATCTCCAGTGATTTTCG TACCTGGCGACGGAGGCTCCCAAATGGATGCTCGCCTGAATAAGCCCAACTCTCCTTACTTAATTTGCCAGAAGACCCACGATTGGTACAATCTGTGGCTAGACCTAGAGCAGTTGGTCATCCCCATGGTTTACTGTTGGATAGACAATGTCAAGCTGTACTACGACAAGGCAACAAGGACCACACACAATACTCCTGGTGTGGAGACGAGAATACCCGGCTGGGGCGATCCCGAAGTGGTCGAGTGGATCGATCCCACTAAGAACAGCGCCGGAGCCTACTTTAAAGATATAGCCAATGTGCTTGTGGACCTGGGATATATTcgcaaacaaaatatacacGGAGCACCCTATGACTTCCGAAAAGCGCCAA ATGAGAaccaacaatttttcattGATCTTAAGCAGCTGGTGGAGGACACCTATGAGGCCAACAATCAGTCTGCTGTGACCTTTATCTCGCACAGCATGGGCAGTCTCATGACCCTGGTGTTCTTGCAGGAACAACCCGTCCAATGGAAGGCTAAATATGTGAAGCGAATGATCAGCCTGGCGGGAGTATGGGCGGGAAGCTTTAAGGCTGTAAAGGTGTTTGCCATGGGCGATGACCTGGATTCGTTCGCCCTGAGTGCCAAGATCCTCAAGGCGGAACAAATAACACACCCATCCACTGCTTGGTTGCTGCCATCACCACTGTTTTGGAAGCCATCCGAGGTTCTGGCAACGACCCCAAGCCGGAACTATACAATGGCACAGCTCAAAGAATTCTTCTACGACCTTGACTACATGACGGGCTGGGAAATGCGCAAGGATACGATTCGGTACAACCGAAACTTTAATCCACCGAATGTGGAACTGCACTGTCTTTATGGCGATGGCATTGACACGGTTGAGAG ACTGCAGTACAAGAAATCGGACATTAATGGGGAAACGCCCAAGTTGATAATGGGTCTCGGCGACGGCACTGTTAACCAGCGCTCTCTGAGAGCCTGCCAGTATTGGTCGGGCTACTCCAGCGCCCCTATAAACACATTGGCCCTTCAGAACGTGGACCACATGCACATCCTGTCCAATCCGGACGTCCTCAAATATATTCGCACTGTCATGAAGCAGCCGTAA